A region of the Ranitomeya imitator isolate aRanImi1 chromosome 5, aRanImi1.pri, whole genome shotgun sequence genome:
aactacaaaggatatttcagtgtgatcctcatggcccttgtcaatgcgaactatgagttcgtcgatgtggatgttggcatgaatggtcgagtctccgacggtggtgtttttgaacacacttcatttggggaaagcttaaggaacaatcaactgcagttgccagtaaatgaagacacaaaagcaaacctcaattttgttttcatcgcagacgaagctttccctcttcatccacatttgctgaagccatttgcacagagaacactcacaccggagcgccgaatctataattaccggttgtcgagggcccgtcgtgtggttgaaaatgcctttgggattatggctaatcggtttagagtgttccacacagctatcaacttgaagctgccgtctatagactttgtggttttggcatgctgtgtgctccataatttcctgagacatcatgatacgagctcctattctcctccttcgtttattgatgcagtggacccaagaaccggagatattgtgcccggggaatggcgtacacaacctgataatttaacagctcttcaagcacttggatctggcagacaggcagacgatgcaagggactgtcgagaaaaatactgtcagtactttaatggttctggagctgtaccctggcaggatcgcgccgtataaaaaaaatatttctttttgttttgctgtttacTCAACAATATGT
Encoded here:
- the LOC138680662 gene encoding uncharacterized protein; the encoded protein is MLTSDESSVVAAALVFEAARLQEERRPKRKRRMWTRSWLQKRSTLSHMGLIRELRDNNPHDFRNYLRMSEESFQIILSAVTPLIQRRDTPMRAAVPVDERLAVTLRFLATGRSLQDLQFSAAVSRPFLSVVIPETCEAIVHSLRHYMEFPKTAEDWKKIASDFDQLWQFPNCGGALDGKHVRITQPANSGSFFFNYKGYFSVILMALVNANYEFVDVDVGMNGRVSDGGVFEHTSFGESLRNNQLQLPVNEDTKANLNFVFIADEAFPLHPHLLKPFAQRTLTPERRIYNYRLSRARRVVENAFGIMANRFRVFHTAINLKLPSIDFVVLACCVLHNFLRHHDTSSYSPPSFIDAVDPRTGDIVPGEWRTQPDNLTALQALGSGRQADDARDCREKYCQYFNGSGAVPWQDRAV